Proteins encoded within one genomic window of Paraburkholderia sp. HP33-1:
- a CDS encoding coniferyl-alcohol dehydrogenase, with the protein MTFHGKTVVVTGVSSGIGADTAKLMRLQGARVIGIDRNSPTLSLDGFVRADLSEKAAIDDAIAMLPDHVDALANIAGVPGTVPADTVARVNFLGLRHLTLKLIERMPEGAAVVNISSALGRQWADRLPEHRALAETPSFEAGLAWLTDYPPPQDTYYQYMKEALIVWTLTQSQKIYLERGIRVNCVAPGAVFTPILGNFVQMLGQDHVAKEAGRVKRPAFSDEIASVVAFLCSDAARGISGVNLPVDGGLSSTYI; encoded by the coding sequence ATGACGTTCCATGGCAAGACCGTTGTCGTTACAGGAGTCAGTTCCGGCATTGGTGCCGATACAGCAAAGCTCATGCGCTTGCAAGGCGCGAGAGTAATTGGTATCGATCGCAATAGTCCGACGCTTTCCCTCGATGGCTTCGTCAGGGCCGATCTTTCGGAAAAGGCGGCGATCGACGACGCCATTGCGATGCTTCCCGACCACGTGGATGCCCTCGCCAATATTGCCGGTGTACCAGGAACAGTGCCGGCTGATACGGTGGCTCGCGTCAACTTCCTCGGCCTGCGGCATCTGACTCTGAAACTCATCGAACGGATGCCGGAAGGGGCAGCCGTCGTCAATATATCCTCGGCCCTGGGCAGGCAGTGGGCTGATCGTCTTCCCGAGCATCGTGCACTTGCCGAGACACCGAGCTTTGAAGCAGGGCTTGCCTGGCTCACGGATTATCCTCCGCCGCAAGATACCTACTACCAGTACATGAAGGAGGCTCTGATTGTGTGGACGCTAACGCAATCCCAAAAAATATATCTCGAGCGAGGTATCCGGGTGAACTGCGTCGCACCTGGAGCTGTTTTTACACCTATTCTCGGCAATTTTGTACAAATGCTTGGTCAGGATCACGTCGCTAAAGAGGCAGGGCGCGTCAAGCGTCCGGCATTTAGCGATGAGATTGCGTCGGTGGTCGCGTTCCTTTGCAGTGACGCCGCACGCGGGATTTCAGGTGTCAATTTGCCCGTGGACGGTGGCCTGTCGTCGACGTACATCTAG
- a CDS encoding aldehyde dehydrogenase family protein gives MNDSESLLFIEANAEAGYVFDNGAWRAAHGGTRQVFEPATGLLLRKSGIADSEDMRGAIGHAYAAQAGWAAKHPRERSAMLQRCAQWLEHNCGPLALAIARETGGTLAKGQREVKEAAYLCQIAAGLPMQAQGEVLPSTPGRMSIAKRVPHGVIGVISPFNVPLILGIRSVAPAIALGNSVVLKPDPRTPFAGGVVMAEMFRHAGLPAGVFQMLPGDADAGETLVTDDRVPMIAFTGSPAVGRRIGELAGRHLKKVSLELGGANNLVILEDADLDAAASAAAFGAWFHQGQVCMASNRVIVHEQVAEALKQRLVHKANQLRVGDGASPEVALGPLINMRQLERFDGLVRDSVAAGASLDAGGSHEGLFYKPTVLSGVKPGMRSFDEEPFGPVVNLISFRTDDEAVALANNSSGGLAAAVIGRDLARAMAIGERLNAGMIHINDQTVNNDGTNPFGGPGLGGNGTAVGGPADIDQYTRWQWMTIKSEVPKYPF, from the coding sequence ATGAATGATTCTGAGAGCCTCTTGTTTATTGAGGCAAACGCGGAAGCTGGCTACGTGTTCGACAACGGCGCCTGGCGCGCCGCACATGGGGGCACACGACAGGTATTCGAGCCCGCGACGGGGCTGCTGTTGCGCAAGAGCGGAATCGCCGATTCGGAGGACATGCGCGGAGCAATCGGACATGCCTATGCCGCTCAGGCCGGCTGGGCGGCAAAACATCCGCGAGAACGATCTGCCATGCTTCAGCGTTGTGCCCAATGGCTGGAGCACAACTGCGGACCGCTAGCGTTGGCAATTGCCCGGGAGACGGGCGGAACCTTGGCCAAAGGTCAGCGTGAAGTCAAGGAGGCTGCTTACTTGTGCCAGATCGCCGCCGGGTTGCCGATGCAGGCACAAGGCGAAGTACTGCCCAGCACCCCTGGTCGCATGTCTATCGCCAAACGTGTGCCGCACGGTGTGATCGGTGTGATTTCACCATTCAACGTTCCTCTGATTCTGGGTATCCGCTCAGTTGCTCCGGCAATAGCATTGGGCAACTCAGTGGTGCTCAAGCCAGATCCGCGCACACCGTTTGCTGGCGGCGTCGTCATGGCCGAGATGTTCAGACACGCAGGGCTGCCGGCAGGCGTGTTCCAGATGTTGCCGGGCGATGCTGATGCCGGGGAGACCCTTGTTACGGATGACCGGGTACCTATGATTGCCTTCACCGGGTCGCCCGCCGTAGGTCGTCGTATCGGCGAGCTTGCAGGCAGGCACCTGAAGAAGGTTTCGCTGGAGCTTGGCGGCGCCAACAACCTTGTCATACTCGAGGATGCCGACCTCGATGCCGCCGCGAGTGCTGCCGCGTTCGGCGCGTGGTTTCATCAGGGCCAGGTGTGCATGGCGAGCAATCGCGTCATTGTGCACGAGCAGGTCGCAGAAGCACTGAAGCAACGTCTCGTGCACAAGGCAAATCAATTGCGTGTGGGTGATGGAGCCAGTCCAGAGGTGGCCCTCGGCCCGCTTATTAACATGCGTCAGCTAGAACGATTTGATGGTCTCGTTAGAGATAGCGTCGCGGCAGGTGCTTCTCTTGACGCAGGCGGTAGCCACGAGGGACTCTTCTATAAGCCAACCGTACTCTCCGGCGTCAAACCTGGTATGCGTAGCTTCGATGAGGAGCCGTTCGGTCCAGTGGTTAATCTGATCAGCTTCCGCACTGACGACGAGGCCGTCGCGCTGGCTAACAACAGCAGTGGGGGGCTGGCTGCAGCAGTCATAGGCCGCGACCTCGCACGCGCAATGGCTATCGGCGAGCGACTGAACGCCGGGATGATCCACATCAACGATCAAACCGTCAACAATGACGGCACGAACCCATTCGGTGGTCCTGGTCTCGGAGGCAACGGGACAGCAGTGGGCGGACCGGCTGATATTGACCAGTACACCCGCTGGCAATGGATGACCATTAAATCGGAAGTACCGAAGTACCCTTTCTGA
- a CDS encoding LysR family transcriptional regulator yields MDTVDPKSLLVFAKVVECGGISAAGRLLSMPKATISRAISGLETSLGTRLLERSSRKMRLTESGETIFGHCQRIAEEIEEAKAAIGSMQSATRGHLRVASPLTFGRSLLSPILPRFLSQHPALRVEVELTNRRVDPIEENFDFVIRLGPLADTSLVAKQLGMIHFVPCASAQYLQSHGVPKQPLDLTRHSVIDIFDTEGKHHWTFTRAGQRIEVEVSPRFDANDPIVRRDAALSGIGVALLPWFLVEEEVRTGQLQVVLPQWRSTRTNGIYALYPNRRSLSLKSRAFLAFLEEEIPPKLAGEPSTLRRRSP; encoded by the coding sequence GTGGACACAGTTGACCCGAAGTCCCTTCTTGTTTTTGCGAAGGTCGTGGAATGCGGCGGAATCAGTGCTGCGGGGCGCCTCCTCTCCATGCCGAAGGCAACCATCAGCCGCGCGATCTCCGGGCTGGAGACTTCACTCGGTACGCGCCTGCTCGAACGGTCGTCACGAAAAATGCGCCTTACGGAATCCGGCGAAACGATCTTTGGCCACTGTCAGCGCATCGCAGAAGAAATCGAAGAAGCGAAGGCCGCAATTGGGTCAATGCAGAGCGCAACACGAGGTCATCTTCGAGTTGCCTCTCCGCTTACGTTCGGGCGCTCCTTGCTCTCGCCAATCCTGCCGCGATTTCTTTCCCAACACCCCGCGTTGCGCGTGGAGGTCGAGCTAACCAATCGACGCGTCGATCCGATTGAGGAGAACTTTGATTTCGTCATTCGCCTCGGTCCTCTTGCCGATACCTCGTTGGTCGCGAAGCAGCTGGGAATGATTCATTTTGTGCCGTGTGCAAGTGCGCAATATCTTCAGTCACACGGCGTTCCGAAACAGCCCCTGGATCTGACGCGTCATTCGGTCATCGATATCTTCGACACCGAGGGCAAGCACCACTGGACATTCACTCGCGCGGGGCAGCGAATTGAAGTCGAAGTTTCTCCACGTTTCGACGCGAACGACCCAATAGTCCGACGCGATGCGGCTCTCTCAGGAATCGGCGTGGCACTGTTGCCGTGGTTCCTGGTCGAGGAAGAAGTCCGAACGGGGCAGTTGCAAGTCGTGCTACCTCAATGGCGGTCAACGAGAACAAACGGAATTTACGCGCTCTATCCAAATCGGCGAAGCCTTTCCCTCAAGTCGCGTGCCTTCCTGGCTTTTCTGGAGGAAGAGATACCGCCCAAGCTTGCAGGTGAACCATCCACTCTGCGGCGACGTTCCCCGTAA
- a CDS encoding flavin-dependent oxidoreductase has translation MTIGNEAGRRIDSDVVVVGAGIGGLTLALALHKKGVPCRIIEAAPQILPLGVGLNLLPHATHVLNQLGVLEEAEKKGVATREVCFYTRNGQLVNKAPCGRFGGYPLPQLSIHRADLHEVLVRAVKDRLGSDAIELGRRCVGVSQDSNSVEVKLVGNDKVELASIYGGVVVACDGVHSVVRTQMHPAEAVPRYEGTTLYRGTTRWEPFLTGATMFYLGAHETGKLVMYPVRDNIDSDGKQLINWVIELASKNDQMSRDWNRTSRVEDFIDHFEDCRFDWLDIPAVLRAADSIFEYPMVDQEPLPFWSQGRVTLLGDAAHPMMPRGSNGAAQAIIDAITLADLLAESSDPVAALEEYESRRLDATSKIVLANRQISPDAILRVVEERTGGKRFSAIEDVLSQEEFEQWQIRYRRVAGFTHEDLQH, from the coding sequence ATGACTATTGGTAACGAGGCGGGTCGTCGTATCGACTCGGACGTGGTCGTCGTCGGTGCGGGCATCGGTGGTCTGACACTTGCACTCGCCCTTCACAAGAAAGGGGTTCCTTGCCGGATTATTGAGGCTGCGCCGCAAATCTTGCCTTTGGGCGTCGGCTTGAACCTGCTTCCCCATGCGACTCACGTACTCAACCAGCTCGGGGTGCTCGAGGAGGCAGAGAAGAAGGGCGTGGCGACACGCGAAGTCTGCTTTTACACGCGAAACGGCCAACTCGTGAACAAGGCGCCTTGCGGACGCTTTGGCGGATACCCATTGCCGCAACTATCCATACACCGTGCCGATTTGCACGAAGTGCTCGTTCGTGCGGTAAAAGACCGGCTGGGATCCGACGCAATCGAGTTGGGGCGTCGATGCGTAGGTGTATCACAAGACTCGAATTCCGTCGAAGTCAAGCTTGTGGGGAATGACAAAGTCGAACTCGCGTCAATTTACGGTGGTGTCGTTGTTGCATGTGACGGCGTCCACTCCGTAGTTCGAACCCAGATGCATCCCGCAGAGGCGGTGCCGCGCTATGAGGGAACCACCTTGTATCGAGGTACCACTCGTTGGGAGCCGTTCCTGACTGGCGCCACCATGTTTTATCTTGGCGCGCATGAAACAGGCAAGCTGGTCATGTATCCGGTTCGAGACAACATCGATTCTGATGGAAAGCAGCTGATCAATTGGGTTATCGAGCTTGCTTCGAAAAACGACCAGATGTCGCGCGACTGGAACCGGACGAGCCGCGTTGAAGACTTCATCGACCATTTCGAAGATTGCCGTTTCGACTGGCTTGATATCCCGGCCGTGTTGCGGGCCGCCGACTCGATCTTTGAATACCCCATGGTCGATCAGGAGCCGCTCCCCTTCTGGTCCCAGGGCCGGGTCACGCTACTCGGCGATGCTGCTCATCCGATGATGCCCCGTGGTTCAAATGGTGCAGCCCAAGCGATCATCGACGCCATTACCTTGGCCGACCTTCTCGCTGAGTCGAGCGACCCCGTCGCGGCGCTTGAAGAATACGAGTCCAGGCGACTGGATGCGACCAGCAAGATCGTTCTCGCGAATCGTCAAATCTCCCCGGATGCGATTCTCAGGGTGGTGGAGGAGCGCACGGGTGGCAAGCGCTTTTCGGCCATTGAAGATGTTCTCTCTCAAGAAGAGTTCGAACAGTGGCAAATCCGCTATCGTCGCGTAGCCGGCTTCACTCACGAAGATCTTCAACACTAA
- a CDS encoding cupin domain-containing protein → MNGSPSQERTDYTGLTHALAQVNAQPLWDRFRSLVTREPTPPDEPHIWPWKSMLPLIERTAREVSMDDAERRVLLLTNPAFDGMVKTTTNLNAALQILEPGEHAHEHRHRIAAIRLVLEGNSATTVVDGKHCEMRRGDLVLTPSLCWHGHYNNGDERVVWLDGLDLPLALHNLGVVSFQPGPANVDVQAPPADDAFTQGGILPQGLSHESPHSPMFRYSWEATKRTFESTPAASDGSKLLRYTNPRDGGAVMPTLDCYALELAAAQETVARRTTSNAIVAVLDGEGETRIGSKVIRWRRNDVFTVPHWNWVSHRAEHEGAHLFMMTDREVLARLGYLVEEIRGGEA, encoded by the coding sequence ATGAACGGCTCGCCCTCGCAAGAACGCACCGACTACACCGGCTTGACTCATGCACTTGCACAAGTCAACGCTCAACCTCTTTGGGATCGGTTTCGAAGTCTGGTGACCCGTGAGCCAACTCCACCCGATGAACCTCACATCTGGCCGTGGAAATCGATGCTCCCGTTGATAGAACGAACCGCGCGCGAAGTCAGCATGGACGATGCAGAAAGACGTGTTCTTCTGCTTACCAATCCAGCATTCGACGGGATGGTCAAGACGACGACCAACTTGAACGCCGCTCTTCAGATTCTCGAGCCGGGCGAGCACGCGCATGAGCACCGGCACCGTATCGCAGCGATTAGGCTTGTACTCGAAGGCAACTCGGCCACTACGGTGGTTGATGGAAAACATTGCGAAATGCGCCGTGGTGATCTGGTCCTAACGCCCTCGTTGTGCTGGCACGGACACTACAACAACGGTGACGAACGCGTCGTCTGGCTTGACGGCCTCGACTTGCCGCTCGCACTTCACAACCTTGGCGTCGTATCGTTCCAGCCTGGCCCTGCCAACGTGGACGTACAAGCGCCTCCTGCTGACGACGCCTTCACTCAGGGCGGCATCCTTCCCCAAGGGCTCTCGCACGAATCGCCTCACTCACCGATGTTCCGCTACAGCTGGGAGGCTACCAAGCGGACGTTCGAATCAACGCCGGCGGCATCGGACGGTTCCAAGCTGCTGCGCTACACGAATCCGAGAGATGGCGGAGCTGTAATGCCGACACTCGACTGTTACGCATTGGAACTTGCTGCCGCCCAGGAAACGGTCGCTCGCCGCACCACGTCAAACGCCATTGTCGCAGTGCTGGACGGCGAAGGCGAAACTCGAATCGGCTCGAAAGTAATCCGTTGGCGACGTAACGACGTCTTCACCGTTCCGCACTGGAACTGGGTCTCTCACCGAGCGGAGCATGAAGGTGCCCACCTCTTCATGATGACGGACCGCGAAGTGCTCGCGCGTCTCGGTTATCTGGTCGAAGAGATACGAGGCGGCGAGGCTTGA